One part of the Halobacteria archaeon AArc-dxtr1 genome encodes these proteins:
- a CDS encoding CPBP family intramembrane metalloprotease — translation MNRAADDSSPGDAPAEPPDGRDAAAVPDGSATAADVDATDPDGNPAPAGGPEPDRTVTLVGFLFAAVALVGLLATARQDATIVAIWLGVGTGSLALVICFARRHGLLGRRIAGIGAVASALTVVLAGYAALTGVTGSVAVPGVDWTLSGTFTAFLAAGGAAGTSVADYGGVSRYGFGQRVVSGVELSAVGLLGQLAIPVAQLLLAAPLFLLVGDLTPVQLQTVSYLSFGLGFGAVAIGYLVLKGYDRSYLDLRAPTVWTLLWIAAGVAVLFVANIGIGSLLSVIGAETAGHTTMDAAEENPDLLLVIVPAMLLIVGPAEELLFRNVIQKSLYDTFSTAGAIVVTSVPFAIVHVGAYATAGASELLASLLGVFVLSILLGAIYARTENLLVPALAHGGYNALLVVVLLG, via the coding sequence ATGAACCGGGCAGCCGACGACTCGTCCCCCGGCGACGCGCCTGCGGAGCCTCCCGACGGACGCGACGCTGCCGCTGTGCCCGATGGCAGTGCAACGGCGGCTGACGTCGACGCCACCGATCCGGATGGGAACCCCGCCCCAGCCGGCGGCCCGGAGCCCGACCGCACCGTCACGCTGGTCGGCTTCCTCTTCGCTGCAGTCGCGCTGGTCGGTCTCCTTGCGACAGCGCGCCAGGACGCCACTATCGTGGCAATCTGGCTCGGCGTCGGCACTGGCTCTCTCGCACTCGTGATCTGTTTCGCACGGCGCCACGGGCTTCTCGGCCGACGGATTGCCGGGATCGGTGCAGTTGCGAGCGCGCTTACCGTCGTGCTGGCCGGCTACGCCGCACTGACTGGCGTGACCGGATCCGTCGCCGTCCCGGGCGTGGACTGGACACTGTCGGGCACGTTCACAGCGTTTCTGGCCGCTGGCGGAGCCGCCGGAACGAGTGTCGCCGACTACGGTGGGGTCTCTCGGTACGGATTCGGTCAGCGCGTCGTCAGTGGCGTCGAGCTCTCAGCGGTAGGCCTGCTCGGCCAGCTCGCGATTCCCGTCGCCCAGCTACTTCTCGCGGCGCCGCTTTTCCTGCTCGTCGGCGATCTTACGCCAGTCCAGCTCCAAACCGTTAGCTACCTGTCGTTCGGGCTGGGATTCGGCGCGGTCGCGATCGGCTACCTCGTCTTGAAGGGATACGACCGCTCCTACCTCGATCTGCGGGCGCCAACCGTCTGGACGCTGCTCTGGATCGCCGCGGGCGTTGCCGTCCTGTTCGTCGCGAACATCGGAATCGGCTCTCTGCTGTCCGTTATTGGGGCCGAAACCGCGGGCCACACCACGATGGATGCCGCCGAAGAGAACCCGGACCTACTGTTGGTCATCGTTCCGGCGATGCTGTTGATCGTCGGCCCCGCTGAGGAGCTGCTGTTCCGAAACGTCATCCAGAAATCGCTGTACGACACCTTCTCGACCGCCGGTGCGATCGTCGTCACGAGCGTCCCGTTCGCCATCGTCCACGTCGGTGCCTACGCGACCGCGGGAGCCAGCGAACTCCTCGCGAGTCTCCTCGGCGTCTTCGTGCTCTCGATTCTCCTCGGTGCGATCTACGCACGAACGGAGAATCTACTGGTTCCGGCGCTGGCCCACGGCGGGTACAACGCTTTGTTGGTCGTTGTACTCCTGGGATAA
- a CDS encoding glucose-6-phosphate isomerase: MDVDIGNALDSTASSGLSREALDRLDERVADAHETIEAGRVDGDHGYAALALPDRTDPDRIRQAVAPVADVDALVTIGIGGSALGAATIVDTLAGQGDGTETIFLDNVDPAWIERTLDSLPLSRTAINVVSKSGTTVETLANFLVVREAFEAAGVEWTDQTIVTTGESGPLRELARRHDLPTLPVPDGVPGRFAALSPVGLVAPAISGHDIEALLAGARAEAETLTGSLFECPAYAYGATAYALEERRARINAMMPYAESLETFAEWFAQLWAESLGKDERGQTPARALGVTDQHSQLQLYRAGPRDKLVTFVTPQERPDRAIPQPDASALSHLQGATLGELMDAELDATEASLAAASRPSVRIELERIDAFELGSLLYGMEAACILAGELAGVNTFDQPAVEWAKTATRDLLRGEQPLDDRHSLRVER, from the coding sequence GATTCGACGGCGTCGTCGGGACTCTCTCGGGAGGCACTCGATCGTCTCGACGAGCGCGTCGCAGACGCTCACGAGACGATCGAGGCGGGCCGTGTCGACGGCGATCACGGCTACGCGGCGCTGGCGCTTCCCGACCGAACCGATCCCGATCGGATTCGCCAGGCGGTCGCACCCGTCGCCGACGTCGACGCACTGGTCACGATCGGGATCGGCGGCAGCGCATTGGGCGCTGCGACGATTGTGGATACACTAGCGGGACAGGGCGATGGGACCGAGACGATCTTTCTCGACAACGTCGACCCCGCCTGGATCGAGCGAACACTCGACTCACTCCCGCTCTCACGGACGGCGATCAACGTGGTTTCGAAGTCGGGGACGACCGTCGAGACGCTGGCGAACTTCCTCGTCGTCCGAGAGGCCTTCGAGGCAGCCGGCGTCGAGTGGACCGACCAAACCATCGTGACCACCGGCGAGTCGGGACCGCTTCGTGAGCTGGCGCGGCGACACGATCTGCCGACACTGCCCGTTCCCGACGGCGTCCCGGGCCGGTTCGCGGCGCTCTCGCCTGTCGGTCTGGTCGCCCCAGCCATCTCTGGCCACGATATCGAGGCACTGCTTGCGGGCGCGCGAGCCGAGGCCGAAACGCTTACCGGATCGCTGTTCGAGTGTCCCGCCTACGCCTACGGGGCTACGGCGTACGCGCTCGAAGAGCGAAGGGCCCGGATCAACGCGATGATGCCGTACGCTGAATCCCTCGAGACCTTCGCCGAGTGGTTCGCCCAGCTCTGGGCCGAAAGTTTGGGGAAGGATGAGCGCGGGCAGACGCCGGCACGGGCGCTGGGCGTTACCGACCAGCACTCCCAGCTCCAGCTCTATCGAGCCGGACCGCGGGACAAACTCGTCACGTTCGTCACTCCCCAGGAGCGACCCGACCGGGCGATACCACAGCCGGACGCGTCGGCGCTCTCTCACCTCCAGGGGGCCACGCTCGGGGAACTGATGGACGCTGAACTGGACGCAACCGAAGCGAGCCTCGCGGCCGCCTCCCGGCCGAGCGTCCGGATCGAACTCGAGCGCATCGACGCCTTCGAACTCGGGTCGCTTCTCTACGGGATGGAAGCCGCCTGTATCCTCGCGGGCGAACTTGCCGGCGTGAATACGTTCGACCAGCCCGCCGTGGAGTGGGCCAAGACCGCAACCCGGGACCTTCTCCGTGGCGAGCAACCTCTCGACGATCGCCACTCTCTCCGCGTCGAACGCTAG